Genomic segment of Juglans microcarpa x Juglans regia isolate MS1-56 chromosome 7S, Jm3101_v1.0, whole genome shotgun sequence:
ATTGAATAGCCAAATATCTGCTGGGAAATTTGCATCCTGAAATTGTAGTGAGATGGTTTAGCTAAGGGTTTGGATATTCCTAGTCATTTCTAGTCATTTTATCCGATTTTAGGTCAAAATTTCAGTGTCATGACCTAGACGATGCAGCTTGAAGTTCTAACTTGTTTGTAATTTCTTAGGATTTTTTACGAGACTTTTTTCCTCTGGAGTCCCAAAAATATGAGGGTTGATTATCAATCTTTTGTCAATTTGTTTAAAGTCATCAACTCAACATAAATAAACATTGGTTGGGGTCTTATGAATTATGGAACTCTGACTTTGGTGTATTTGTCACATAAATAGACTTGTCTGTAAGTAGTCATTATTCGGGTAGGGATGATTACTAGGCTCGTAatacatttttttccctttactacttttttttttttttttgtgcacaCTTGTTGAAAATCATTCTATACGATCAGATTTGTGTCCATTTCTTTTTCACACTGACATATTGCTCTCCTGTTATGTTTAGAGAATCTAATTCTTGTAGTCTGTTCTTCCTTTTATAACAGATTTTGGATGTTAGATCTGTGGGAAGTGCCCCAATGTTCCTTATAATACTTGGAACTCTAATTCTTGTGTGAGTTGTGGAAGTTCTCTGTGTCACTTATTATGTAATTGAGATATGTTCGTGGCAGATCCTTGTTGATTCTTACTGTCTGAATTTGTTTCTGGTAAGGGGCCGCTTGATGGTTATATTTGTAATGCTTGATAGATAAACCAAAAGTTAACTACAGACTCTTATACAGAATAAAATCTTTTGGTGCATCCTATGATTGTGTTAAGAACTGCTCAACATTTTGATGCATGATTCAGCCCTTCCTTTGAAATGTATCATGTACAGTATTCAACTTTTAGCTGTCATATTGACTCTcacttgcatatttttttttttttttttgttgggttcTTTCCTGTGTTTTGCCTTCCAAACTCATGAATCTGCAGAGCTGTGAGAGAGAGGTTGCTGAGGCTGAAAAAGGTTCCTCTGATGAGTTGTTCAAAGAATGTATCATGCGTTTATCATGGGCTCTTGTTCACTCTAGACGACCTGAAGATGTACAACGTGGGATAGCAATGCTTGAAGGTGGACATATATATAGAACCATGCTCCtctatatctctctctttttgtgtgGGTGCGTGTGTCCCTCTCCTTCCTTGTAGCCTCTTACCCAAGAAATGCAACTTGCCTGAATGGCCTTGAATATTTGATGTTAGAGTTTCTGCTGTGTGCTGAGCTTAGTTTGTTTGATAACTTCTGGAAAACTTGTCTTGGCAGCTTCTTTGGCCGGTACTAACAGCCCTCtgcaaaaaagagagaagctttATCTTCTTGCTGTTGGGCATTACCGAAGTGGTGACTACTCGAGAAGTAGGGAGCTTGTGGAGCAATGTTTAATGGTCTGATCACTGCTCTCCTGATATGATCTTCTTACTGGCAAACCTATGCTAATGACCATTTGCTTCATTTACCTTGAGTTATTTCATCTTCAATGCATGACAACTTAAAATCTAAGATTGTCAAAATGTCTCCTGATTTACCAATATAATAACTCCTGAACTTGGTTGTTGCATGTTTCTTCCGGTAGATTGCACCTGATTGGAGACAGGCGCAGACCCTTAAGAAAACAATTGAAGACCGGATCAAAAAAGGTAACAATCAATCTTACTTTCCTCTTCTCCATTACTATTTTGACTTGGAGCATAACAAAATGCTAAACTTGCTTGCCCCCCTGTTTGGTGTGAATTTAGATGGTGCTATTGGCATAGGCATTGCTGCAGCTGGTGTCGGACTGGTTGCTG
This window contains:
- the LOC121240353 gene encoding mitochondrial fission 1 protein A-like produces the protein MEAKIGKFFGSVSNFFSGGDHIPWCDNDVVISCEREVAEAEKGSSDELFKECIMRLSWALVHSRRPEDVQRGIAMLEASLAGTNSPLQKREKLYLLAVGHYRSGDYSRSRELVEQCLMIAPDWRQAQTLKKTIEDRIKKDGAIGIGIAAAGVGLVAGGIAAALSRKK